From the Prosthecobacter sp. SYSU 5D2 genome, the window CAGGCGGTAATCCGGGGACTGGGTAATGAACACCAAATGCTGGATAGAAGATCTCTCCCAGCCCAGTTCAGAAATCAATTTTTCGGCGGCAGCAACACAAAGATCCGAGGTGCAAAGACTGCGGTCAATTCTGCGCTCTTTGACGCCGGTGCCTTTTACCAGCCTGCCTGCATCTTTTTCCCCAAAAACCGCGGCCAGTTCTTCCACTCCTTCGCGACGGGAAGGTACCGCTGATGCCACCCCCCGAATGGATGCGTGATTAAAAACACTCTGGGGCATAATGCGTGACTTTAATCGTTGGAAAGCCGGTCTTCCACCGTGCGGACCAGGTCTGCGACCGTTTCCGCCGCCACGATGGAGGCAGGCGGGGGTGGGGAACCCAAGTGCTTGTCTGTGGCAGCAATAAATGCCACGACGGACAGGGAATCCCAACCTTCAAGTTCAGCGAGCTTTTCTTCTCCTGATAAAGAATTTCTGTCCAATTCGACGATATCTTCGATTAAATTTAAGAATTCTTTT encodes:
- a CDS encoding acyl carrier protein codes for the protein MKFLGAIQNNNSSFPLKLNAKNIHMNKKEFLNLIEDIVELDRNSLSGEEKLAELEGWDSLSVVAFIAATDKHLGSPPPPASIVAAETVADLVRTVEDRLSND